A genomic stretch from Falco cherrug isolate bFalChe1 chromosome 1, bFalChe1.pri, whole genome shotgun sequence includes:
- the MAB21L2 gene encoding protein mab-21-like 2, which translates to MIAAQAKLVYQLNKYYTERCQARKAAIAKTIREVCKVVSDVLKEVEVQEPRFISSLSEIDARYEGLEVISPTEFEVVLYLNQMGVFNFVDDGSLPGCAVLKLSDGRKRSMSLWVEFITASGYLSARKIRSRFQTLVAQAVDKCSYRDVVKMIADTSEVKLRIRERYVVQITPAFKCTGIWPRSAAQWPMPHIPWPGPNRVAEVKAEGFNLLSKECYSLTGKQSSAESDAWVLQFGEAENRLLMGGCRNKCLSVLKTLRDRHLELPGQPLNNYHMKTLLLYECEKHPRETDWDEACLGDRLNGILLQLISCLQCRRCPHYFLPNLDLFQGKPHSALESAAKQTWRLAREILTNPKSLDKL; encoded by the coding sequence ATGATCGCCGCGCAGGCCAAGCTGGTCTACCAGCTCAACAAATACTACACGGAGCGCTGCCAGGCCCGCAAGGCGGCCATCGCCAAGACCATCCGGGAGGTGTGCAAGGTCGTGTCGGACGTGCTGAAGGAGGTGGAGGTGCAGGAGCCGCGCTTCATCAGCTCCCTCAGCGAGATCGACGCCCGCTACGAGGGGCTGGAAGTGATCTCGCCCACCGAGTTCGAGGTGGTGCTCTACCTCAACCAGATGGGCGTCTTCAACTTCGTGGACGACGGCTccctgccgggctgcgccgTGCTCAAGCTGAGCGACGGCCGCAAGCGCAGCATGTCCCTCTGGGTGGAGTTCATCACCGCCTCGGGCTACCTGTCCGCCCGCAAGATCCGCTCCCGCTTCCAGACGCTGGTGGCCCAGGCCGTGGACAAGTGCAGCTACCGGGACGTGGTGAAGATGATCGCGGACACCAGCGAGGTGAAGCTCCGCATCCGGGAGCGGTACGTGGTGCAGATCACGCCCGCCTTCAAGTGCACCGGTATCTGGCCGCGCAGCGCGGCGCAGTGGCCCATGCCCCACATCCCCTGGCCCGGCCCCAACCGGGTGGCCGAGGTGAAGGCAGAGGGCTTCAACCTGCTCTCCAAGGAGTGCTACTCGCTGACGGGCAAGCAGAGCTCGGCAGAGAGCGACGCCTGGGTGCTGCAGTTCGGCGAGGCCGAGAACCGGCTGCTGATGGGCGGCTGCAGGAACAAGTGCCTCTCGGTGCTGAAGACGCTGCGCGACCGGCACCTGgagctgcccgggcagcccctcAACAACTACCACATGAAGACGCTGCTGCTGTACGAGTGCGAGAAGCACCCGCGGGAGACCGACTGGGACGAGGCGTGCCTGGGCGACCGGCTGAACGGCATCCTCCTGCAGCTcatctcctgcctgcagtgccGGCGCTGCCCCCACTACTTCCTGCCCAACCTAGACCTCTTTCAGGGCAAACCCCACTCGGCCCTGGAAAGCGCTGCCAAACAGACCTGGAGGCTAGCCAGAGAAATCCTCACCAATCCCAAAAGCCTCGACAAGCTATAG